From Campylobacter showae:
AATAAAATGAAGTTTTTAAAAATCATTCTGCTTGCGTTTTTTAGCGCGGTTAGCCTCTTTGCGATCAGCGAGGAGCAGATAAAACCTACGATGCAAAAAGCGACGCAAGACGCTATCGAGGTGCTAAAAAACGCAAATTTGAGCAAAGACGAGAAAATAAGCAAAATTTTCGCCGTTTTTGACCCGTATTTCGACTACGAACAGATGTCAAAGATCGCCCTAAGCAAGCGCTACAACAACCTAAGCGCCGGGCAAAAGGTCAAATTTAACAAAGCTTTTGAAGAGAGATTAAAATCAAGCTACGTCGATAAGCTTTTAAGCTACAAAAACCAAACTATAAATTTTAAAGACGTAACCAAACCGAATGAAAATCGCTACTTTCTAAATGCCGATCTGGTCGGCGAGGACGGCAAAAACTACGGCTTTACGTATAAATTTTACAACGCCAAAGAGCGCGGCTGGCTCATCTACGACGTTGAAATTTTAGGCGTTAGTATCATCCAGACCTACCGCAGTCAGTTTGACAGCCTGATGGAAAACGAGAGTTTTGAAAATTTGCTTAGCAAGCTAAACTCCGTCCAAGCTCCGCAATAAGGCGTTGATGAAGCGGATTTTTAAATTTATCGTCGACTTTCCAAAAAGCGTTATCGCGGGCGTACTAGCCGCGACGCTGGTTTTTGGATATTTTAGCGCCAAGCTCGAGGTGGATGCGTCTACAGAGACGCTGCTACTTGAAAACGATAAAGATCTGGCCGTCTTTAGAGACGTTTCTAAACGCTACGTTAGCCCAAACTACCTAGTTATAGCCTACACGCCAAAAAACGATTTGCTCGCGCCTTCCACGCTTAAAAAGATAGAAAATTTAAGCCGCGAACTAGAAAAAAACGAGCTCGTATCAAGCGTTATTTCGGTACTAAATATCCCGCTGCTTCAAAGCGGAACTAACGATCTTGGCGAGCTAGTTAAGCACGTACCAAGCCTTGCCGATGCCGATATAAACAAAACTCTAGTGCGCCGCGAGTTTGCAGATAGTCCGCTATATACGAACAACCTCGTTAGTCGCGACCTAAAAACTACGGCGATCGTGTTAAATTTAAAGACCGACGAGAAATATCAAAGCATACTAAACGAGCGAAATGCTCTGCTAAACGCCAAACTTGAGGGCAACATCACAAGCGAGCAAAAACAGCGCCTAAGCGCCGTAAATGCGCAGTTTAAAGCTCACCGCGACGAAGCTCGTATAAAAGAACACGCCGCGATCGAGCAGATCCGCGAGACGATAGCGAAATTCGGCGGAGGCGAGAGCCTGTTTTTAGGCGGGGCAAATATGATCGCCGACGATATGGTGAGCTTCGTGCGCTCGGATCTTGCGACCTACGGCATCAGCGTGACTCTGCTTTTGGTCTTTTGTCTTTGGCTGTTTTTTAGGCAGATTCGCTACATCGTTATGCCGATTTTTATCTGCGTGATTAGCGTTATTTGGGCGAGCGGGCTGTTTGGGTTTTTCGGCTGGGAGATTACCGTCATCAGCTCAAACTACATCGCACTTCAGCTCATCATCACGATCTCGGTCGTTATTCACCTGATCGTGAGCTACCGCGAGTTTTGCATCACAAAGCCGCATCTTAACAACCGTCAGCTAGTCTATCTCACGCTGCGCGATAAGGCCAGCCCGTCGTTTTTTGCGATATTTACGACCGTTATCGGCTTTTTGTCACTTGCGCTTTCGGATATCAAGCCTATCATAATGCTTGGAATCATGATGAGCGCGTCGATCTCTATCTCGCTAGCGCTCGCGTTTTTGTTATTTGGGTCTGCGACGGCGCTGATGCCAAAGCTTGCTCCCGTTAGGACGTTTGAGGATAAATTTAGCTTTACCAAGCACTGCGCCGCATTTGCGCTAAATCACAGCCGCGCCGTTTACGCGATTAGCATTGCGGTGCTTATTTTCGGGCTTTACGGTATCTCAAAGCTAAAAGTCGAAAACAGCTTTATAAGCTATTTTAAAGATACGACCGAAATCCACAAAGGCATGCAGGTAATCGATACGAAGCTAGGCGGCACGGTGCCGGTCGATATATTGATCAAATTTAACAAGCCTAAATTTGAGCAAAGCGCGGCTAAAAACGAGCCTAAAGACGAATTTGACGACGAATTCGCCGCTAGCGCGAACGAGGATAAGTATTGGTTTAATCAGCATAAAATCGACGTCGCGAAAAAGGTGCATAACTATCTAGAAAACAAGCGCTTCGTAGGGCACGCCAGCAGCCTAAACACCGTCGTAAAGGTCGTCGAGCGTATCACGCAAAAGCCCGCCGACGGCCTCATGCTCTCGATCCTATACGAACAGATCCCGCAAAAATACAAAGACATCATCCTAAGCCCCTATGTAAGCATAAAAGATAACGAGCTTCGCTTTACGGCGCGAACCCTTGATAGCGACGACGCGCTACGCAGGGACGAGTTTTTGCGCGAGCTTAGAACCGACATCGCAAATTTGATCGCAAACGACAACGCAAGCGTGCAAGTTAGCGGCGCGATGGTGCTTTATAATAACCTCCTTCAAAGCCTCATCGCCTCACAGGTCGATTCTTTCGGTTTTGTCATCTTGTCGCTTTTTATCGTTTTTTGCATTATTTTTAAAAGCATTAAGCTCGCCGCCATCGCTATCGCGTCAAACTTGATCCCGCTTTGCGCGGTGTTTGGCGTCATGGGCGTGATGGGTATCCCGCTTGATATCATGAGCATTACGATAGCAGCTATCAGCATAGGCATCGGCGTGGACGACATCATCCACTACATCCACCGTCTAAAAATCGAGCTTCGCAGCAAAAACGTCGCCGAGTCGATCAAGGCCTCGCACGCAAGTATCGGCTACGCGATGTACTACACCTCGTTTGCGATCATTCTGGGCTTTAGCATAATGGTAACTAGCAACTTTATCCCGACGATATATTTCGGACTTTTGACTGATCTTGTTATGATAATGATGTTGCTGGGGGCGCTGGTGCTGCTGCCGACACTAATCAAAACCTTTTACCGCGTTAAAAATTCCCCATAAACGACGGATTTCAAGCTTTAAAATTTTAAACCCGCTTCGGTTACGTATTTCATATACGCGCCCTCGCGGGTTAAAATTTTAAAGTTAAACTACGCCTATTCTGTCTGGAATACTTGTATCATATCTTGCTAAATTTACAAATTTTGCCCACCGAGACCCATATCTTTAAAACGTAAATTTAAAACGTGCGGCGCGATAGCGCCAAATTTAGACCTGCACGCAGTGTAACAACTTCTCACGTCGTAGGGGTTGGGGGATTGTTAATGGGGAAGGGAGCTCTTTTGCTTCGGCTTTGCCTCGCAACTGCTAGCAGAGCGTAATTCAAGCCCCTTTCCTCTTAACATAAAAGCAAGATAGCTTGAAACAATGCGCCAAATTTAAAAACTAAATTTAGTGCCGTCAAGATGCGGGTTTTGGTGCGTAAAATTTACAAATTTGGTTAAATTTGACTTCAAATTTGAGTATAAAAGCTAAGCAAAAATCTGCAAAGAAGTGCTCGAGTGAGAGTTATAAGCGAAGCGCAGCAAGAGGCAAGCCGCTAAAATATATAAAAACTACTCCTTTAAAACCTTCAAAAACGAATACACGTCTCTCACGCCGTCGATGTGCTTGGCATACCAGATCGCGTGTTTTTCTTGCTCTATATCGGTGATGATACCCGTAAATACGACGTTGCATTGCACTACGCTTACTCTTACGCTTGTGCCGCTGATTATGCTATCTTTAAAAAAGCTATTTTTTAGTTTTAGCATTATGGCGAGGTTACTCTCGCATTCGCCGCCGTCGCTAGGAAAGCGAATATAGGTGTAAATTTTACTCACGCCGTCGGTGTTTTTGGCTAGCTCTACGAGTTTAGTTTTGTGCTCGTCATCGGGCACCACGCCGATGAGATACACGTCGCCGTAAAAGCTCTCTACGTCCACGTTTAGGTTACTAAGCCCGCTTGAGGCTAAAATTTTAGTCTGGATTTTCGTTTTTATAAATTTATCTTTCGTTATCGAATAGATACCGCGCTCATCTTTGCTGATCTGGTAGGCGTCGTAGACGTTTATGCCCGTTAGCGGCGTCACGGTCGTAAAGAGCTCAAGACAACCGCCGAGGAAAAAAATCGGCGAAAAAATGAGGATGTTTTTTAAAAAAAATCGCGCAAATAGCTTTTTCATCGCCGACCCATAAAATTTTCTCCAAATACTATAGAAATCAAACTAAAATTTATATAAATTTAGTTATAATCGCGCTCATCATCCAACGACGCGGAGGATAAAGCGATCTGGTGGCGCTCGCGGACTTCAAATCCGATGGCGGGGCGGTTGACCGCTTCGCGGGGAGTTCGATTCTCTCATCCTCTCGCCAAAACTTCTACGTTTATTATCTTAAAACAAGCAAAATTCAGCTACAATAAGCCGTTTATATTAAATTAATTTAAGGTTTTTCTTTTGGCTAATTCATCCGCCTCTAAATTTCCTCTCGCACGCGCCGTTTTAGGCAGGATATACGTGGTGCTTTTTGCTACCGCCGTATTTCTGATATGCGCCGCTAGCTTTGGGTTAAATTTAAAATTTGAAGGCGTAAAAGAGGATATTTACGCTGCGAATTCTAACTTTAAAATTTTCCTCAAAGAGCGCGCCTCAATCATAAATAACGAGCTAAGGCTCATCGAGATCTACATCGACGCGCCTGAATTTGACGCAAACGTTATTTTCGACTTTGCCGTAAAAAACAATAATGAATACATGGCCTTTTTCGTCGTAAACGAACGCGGCGAGATAGAGTTTGTCAGCGATGAAAAATTGCGCGACACGTACTCCGCCTTTTTCCTATCAAAGCCTTGGGAAAACGAGCCTGAGGATAAAATTTTAAGATCAGAG
This genomic window contains:
- a CDS encoding BON domain-containing protein, coding for MKKLFARFFLKNILIFSPIFFLGGCLELFTTVTPLTGINVYDAYQISKDERGIYSITKDKFIKTKIQTKILASSGLSNLNVDVESFYGDVYLIGVVPDDEHKTKLVELAKNTDGVSKIYTYIRFPSDGGECESNLAIMLKLKNSFFKDSIISGTSVRVSVVQCNVVFTGIITDIEQEKHAIWYAKHIDGVRDVYSFLKVLKE
- a CDS encoding efflux RND transporter permease subunit → MKRIFKFIVDFPKSVIAGVLAATLVFGYFSAKLEVDASTETLLLENDKDLAVFRDVSKRYVSPNYLVIAYTPKNDLLAPSTLKKIENLSRELEKNELVSSVISVLNIPLLQSGTNDLGELVKHVPSLADADINKTLVRREFADSPLYTNNLVSRDLKTTAIVLNLKTDEKYQSILNERNALLNAKLEGNITSEQKQRLSAVNAQFKAHRDEARIKEHAAIEQIRETIAKFGGGESLFLGGANMIADDMVSFVRSDLATYGISVTLLLVFCLWLFFRQIRYIVMPIFICVISVIWASGLFGFFGWEITVISSNYIALQLIITISVVIHLIVSYREFCITKPHLNNRQLVYLTLRDKASPSFFAIFTTVIGFLSLALSDIKPIIMLGIMMSASISISLALAFLLFGSATALMPKLAPVRTFEDKFSFTKHCAAFALNHSRAVYAISIAVLIFGLYGISKLKVENSFISYFKDTTEIHKGMQVIDTKLGGTVPVDILIKFNKPKFEQSAAKNEPKDEFDDEFAASANEDKYWFNQHKIDVAKKVHNYLENKRFVGHASSLNTVVKVVERITQKPADGLMLSILYEQIPQKYKDIILSPYVSIKDNELRFTARTLDSDDALRRDEFLRELRTDIANLIANDNASVQVSGAMVLYNNLLQSLIASQVDSFGFVILSLFIVFCIIFKSIKLAAIAIASNLIPLCAVFGVMGVMGIPLDIMSITIAAISIGIGVDDIIHYIHRLKIELRSKNVAESIKASHASIGYAMYYTSFAIILGFSIMVTSNFIPTIYFGLLTDLVMIMMLLGALVLLPTLIKTFYRVKNSP
- a CDS encoding ABC transporter substrate-binding protein, which produces MKFLKIILLAFFSAVSLFAISEEQIKPTMQKATQDAIEVLKNANLSKDEKISKIFAVFDPYFDYEQMSKIALSKRYNNLSAGQKVKFNKAFEERLKSSYVDKLLSYKNQTINFKDVTKPNENRYFLNADLVGEDGKNYGFTYKFYNAKERGWLIYDVEILGVSIIQTYRSQFDSLMENESFENLLSKLNSVQAPQ